In Haloimpatiens massiliensis, the following are encoded in one genomic region:
- a CDS encoding DUF1788 domain-containing protein, with protein sequence MKDIYQRIDEIIPRITEPNFRKNKGLGNEIGFYVFDYEPEYELLVRDRVKFIKEKIKSTYGLNIIEFDLYEIILEILELKGYLKKNFQMEEKKGSQYVLNATKKTLRLTLENDLVVKYIAERLEDTDIVFLTGVGKSWPIIRSHTILNNLHRIVEKQPLVMFFPGNYDGGTLMLFNSLKDDNYYRAFPLVDRV encoded by the coding sequence ATGAAAGATATATATCAAAGAATTGATGAAATAATACCTAGGATAACAGAGCCTAACTTTAGAAAAAATAAGGGGCTTGGTAATGAAATTGGATTCTATGTTTTTGACTATGAGCCCGAATATGAACTTTTAGTCAGGGATAGAGTGAAATTTATAAAAGAAAAAATTAAGAGTACATATGGATTAAATATAATAGAATTTGATCTTTATGAAATTATATTAGAGATTTTAGAATTAAAGGGATATCTAAAAAAAAATTTTCAAATGGAAGAGAAAAAGGGTAGCCAGTATGTACTAAATGCAACTAAGAAAACTTTAAGATTAACTTTAGAAAATGATTTAGTAGTTAAGTATATAGCAGAACGGCTGGAGGATACTGATATAGTATTCTTAACGGGCGTAGGAAAGTCATGGCCCATAATAAGGTCGCATACTATTTTAAATAACCTACATAGAATTGTGGAAAAGCAGCCTTTAGTAATGTTTTTTCCAGGAAACTATGATGGTGGAACACTTATGTTGTTTAACAGTTTAAAAGATGATAATTATTATAGAGCATTTCCACTTGTGGATAGGGTATAA
- a CDS encoding DUF1819 family protein, whose product MEYKSTIKSRPYLYKETKKAAVLINTGISIDEIKNKSVKDNIFQLESEARKKEVASIIVTRLKDLDNFIINKISEGNIETSKILVLYSIIKTDRLFFEFMNEVYKEKLLLRDLLLRDKDFNLFFQSKKEQSEKVASWTEYTLKKLKQVYVRIIFECGLIENQKGDRKIKIPILDREVKEHLYKIGDKMYINAIIGDSE is encoded by the coding sequence ATGGAATATAAATCTACTATTAAGTCTAGACCATATTTATACAAAGAAACTAAAAAGGCTGCAGTACTTATAAATACAGGGATATCAATAGATGAAATAAAAAATAAATCGGTAAAAGATAATATTTTCCAGCTTGAAAGTGAAGCTAGAAAGAAGGAAGTTGCATCAATTATAGTGACAAGACTTAAAGATTTAGATAATTTTATAATAAATAAAATATCAGAAGGAAATATAGAGACATCAAAAATTCTTGTTTTGTATTCAATTATTAAAACAGATAGATTATTTTTTGAGTTTATGAATGAAGTTTATAAGGAAAAATTATTATTAAGAGATTTATTATTAAGAGACAAAGATTTTAATTTATTTTTTCAAAGTAAGAAAGAGCAAAGTGAAAAAGTGGCTTCGTGGACGGAGTACACATTGAAAAAGTTAAAACAGGTTTATGTAAGAATTATTTTTGAGTGTGGACTTATTGAAAATCAAAAGGGTGATAGAAAGATAAAGATCCCTATTTTGGATAGAGAAGTTAAAGAACATTTATATAAAATAGGAGATAAAATGTATATAAACGCTATAATAGGAGATAGTGAGTAG